In Cystobacter ferrugineus, the following are encoded in one genomic region:
- a CDS encoding AtpZ/AtpI family protein: MAEKEPGKEPKDGELSETARQMRAAEPYIAAVWKLVGGAVVGVLGGYFLDKGLGTGPWGLLGLSLVGISAGFYGFLHEMARLGKRKR, translated from the coding sequence ATGGCGGAGAAGGAGCCCGGGAAAGAGCCGAAGGACGGCGAGTTGTCGGAGACGGCCCGGCAGATGCGGGCGGCCGAGCCCTATATCGCCGCGGTGTGGAAGCTGGTGGGTGGAGCGGTGGTCGGGGTGCTGGGTGGCTATTTCCTGGACAAGGGGTTGGGGACGGGGCCGTGGGGGTTGCTGGGGTTGAGCCTGGTGGGCATCTCCGCGGGCTTCTACGGGTTCCTGCACGAGATGGCCCGGCTGGGAAAGAGGAAGCGGTGA